One Gordonia zhaorongruii DNA segment encodes these proteins:
- the trxA gene encoding thioredoxin encodes MANTVDVTDATFKSDVLESSKPVLVDFWATWCGPCKMVAPVLDEIARDNGEKLTVAKVDVDANPAIARDFQIMSIPTMILFENGKPTKTIQGAKPKAVLLRELEPVIG; translated from the coding sequence ATGGCCAACACAGTCGACGTCACCGACGCCACCTTCAAGTCCGACGTTCTAGAGTCGAGCAAGCCCGTCTTGGTCGATTTCTGGGCCACCTGGTGCGGCCCCTGCAAGATGGTCGCACCCGTCCTCGACGAGATCGCACGCGATAACGGCGAGAAGCTCACCGTCGCCAAGGTCGACGTCGATGCCAATCCGGCGATCGCCCGTGATTTCCAGATCATGTCGATCCCGACCATGATCCTGTTCGAGAACGGCAAGCCCACGAAGACCATTCAGGGAGCCAAGCCCAAAGCCGTTCTGCTCCGGGAGCTGGAACCCGTCATCGGTTGA